The genomic window ATTTTGAACGATCCATTTCGCCGAAGTTATTTTTGTTGGCGATAAGCTCGGCAATGTCAAGGCCGTTCTGATCTTCGACAACGCCCAAAGCGTCGCTTACTCCTACGATTGTATATCCGAGTTCAACAAGTTTGTGCGCGCAGCTTGCGCCTACGCAGCCAAATCCCTGTATAAATACGCGGCCCTTTTTGCCGCCGTGTTTTATTTTCCATGCCTCGTCGGCAGACCATGCAACGCCGAACCCTGTGATACAGTTGTTTAATGTAAATCCCTGAACTTCGCTTTCGAGCATATGGTTGTATGTACGCATGTTTTCAAGTATCTGCTTATTCTGTTTCATTGTTTTTGTAAGGGGTATTTCCCTGCCATATTTAGCGTAGATTCTTCTTGTTGTAGAATATGGAACGCCAAGGTCGCCGGCAAGAGATACGCCCACGTCTATCATCGGCATCATAGCAACAATAAACCTCTCGAGAACTTCTTCTGCATCCGGAGCTTTATAATCGTATCTTATTCCGGCTTTGCATCCGCCTGAAGAATGAGGTTTGCAGGCTTCATGTTTCCACGCCATTACAGTAGCAAGACGCTGAACTTCTTCTTTTGTGACGTTTGAATGCATTCTAATACCGCCGTCGCAGTAGCCGTCAACAAGGTTGTATACACAAACCCAGCCGACTGCGTCGGTTTTGCTGTCGTTCCATTCAATCATTAAATATGGTTTCATTAAAAACGCCTCCCCTTATTTGATACAAATCAGACATCAAAATTAATTTTTATAGCCTGAATTATAGCAAAAAAAGTTACCGCGTCAATATAGTTATTCCAAAAATATTCAAGTATACGGACCGATGTTCCAATTATAGGGATAAACTGTTGAAAATGTCTGCATGGAATGAAGCGTCTTATATTTTATTTATCATTATCTTTATTTTCGTGGCAGCCTTTATATCCTAAATGCACAGAAAGCTTACAGGTTATTTCACGAAGATCGTCTTTCAGGCCGTTTTCTATTTTTCCCATAATGCGCTGTGTCGGCCCGCTTCCGCTGATAGCCGCAACTATGCGGCCTTTAAAGTCATATATCGGCATTGATATGCATGAAAGACCTTCGCAGTGTTCTTCATTGTCGATGGCGTATCCGCACTGCTTTATGTCATAAAGCTCGTTTAGCATACGGCCGGGAGTTGAAAGCGTTGTTTTTGTAAAAGATTCTATTTTGTTTTCCCGATAAAAGTCATATATTTTGTTTTCGGGAAATTCGCTTAAAAAAAGCTTTCCGGCTCCGGTGGCGTAAAGCGGCCTCCGTTCGCCGATATTTCCGGTGGATTTAAGCTGGATGTTCGGTTCAACAATGTTTATAACTATGTATTCGGTTTTATCGAGCACGCCGATACTGAAAGTTTCCGAATATTTCTGGCACAGCGTATTTAATGCCGGAAGATATTCGTTTGCCGAAAGGCTGTACTGTTTCGGAACGGAGTTGCCTATGTCGTAAAGCGCCCAGCTTAACTTGTAACGGTTGCCGGAAAATGTCTTTTTTACGTAGTCATAGGCGTATAGCGTATCCAATATACGGTGTACGCTGCTTTTTTTCATATCGAGGGCTTGACATATTTCGTTAAGGCTCAACCCTTCGGGATTTGTATTCTCTTTAAAATAGTTTATAACGTCCAAAGCTTTTTCCAAAGTTAAAACAGGATATTTCGGTTTATATGATTGCTGTTGTTCCATGTATTTTATGCGCTTTACAGCGCGCGCCTCCTTTCAAAGTTGCGTTCCGAATTTTTGTATAGGTAAATTATACTGTATAATTGGCGAAAAATCAAATGTATACAGTATAATTTTAAACAAATTCCAAATAGTGAAACATATGTGCCAAAAAAATTAACAAAATTTACAGATATATTGACACAGCTAAAGGTAATTTGTATATTCTAAACATATGAACATTATATGGAACGATAGTTTATATAATGGGATAAAATTAATTTATTTTATTTTAAAGGGAGAGTGCTTGATATGAAGAAAATGCCGGTATTATTAACATTTGAT from Anaerotignum faecicola includes these protein-coding regions:
- a CDS encoding Glu/Leu/Phe/Val dehydrogenase yields the protein MKPYLMIEWNDSKTDAVGWVCVYNLVDGYCDGGIRMHSNVTKEEVQRLATVMAWKHEACKPHSSGGCKAGIRYDYKAPDAEEVLERFIVAMMPMIDVGVSLAGDLGVPYSTTRRIYAKYGREIPLTKTMKQNKQILENMRTYNHMLESEVQGFTLNNCITGFGVAWSADEAWKIKHGGKKGRVFIQGFGCVGASCAHKLVELGYTIVGVSDALGVVEDQNGLDIAELIANKNNFGEMDRSKFKPSYKTMPNTDWLNVDCDILIPAALEDVINKDNAGKVTASLVVEGANIATTAEADEIFKEKGVDVVVDFVANLGAVRAYHSVIFGNLEHDGQAVLDDIEGVCRGNTRKLFETCEKEGMFQREAAYKIFEPSTSDPFEI
- a CDS encoding IclR family transcriptional regulator, coding for MEQQQSYKPKYPVLTLEKALDVINYFKENTNPEGLSLNEICQALDMKKSSVHRILDTLYAYDYVKKTFSGNRYKLSWALYDIGNSVPKQYSLSANEYLPALNTLCQKYSETFSIGVLDKTEYIVINIVEPNIQLKSTGNIGERRPLYATGAGKLFLSEFPENKIYDFYRENKIESFTKTTLSTPGRMLNELYDIKQCGYAIDNEEHCEGLSCISMPIYDFKGRIVAAISGSGPTQRIMGKIENGLKDDLREITCKLSVHLGYKGCHENKDNDK